A region of Drosophila mauritiana strain mau12 chromosome 3L, ASM438214v1, whole genome shotgun sequence DNA encodes the following proteins:
- the LOC117141640 gene encoding uncharacterized protein LOC117141640 translates to MRINCNALFLASLVTWSGVMCSTVLGTTEGQETPLALPVAEQTQPTTAIQGEVWEEDDHEVLIRNERGTKSDGLSCRYGKNPWTECDTKTNTRSRTLTLKKGDPACDQTRTIQKKCKKACRYEKGSWSECATGQMTRADKLKASSDPSCEATRVIKKNCKPGKSKDKSAKEQRKNKDKAARKGRV, encoded by the exons ATGAGAATTAATTGCAACGCGCTTTTCCTGGCATCGCTAGTGACTTGGTCGGGGGTGATGTGCAGCACGGTGCTGGGCACCACAGAGGGCCAGGAAACACCTTTGGCCCTTCCTGTGGCGGAGCAGACGCAGCCCACTACAGCCATACAAGGAGAAGTATGGGAGGAGGACGATCACGAAGTGCTTATAAGAAATGAACGTGGCACCAAGAGCGACG GTCTGTCGTGTCGATATGGCAAGAATCCGTGGACTGAGTGTGACACCAAAACCAATACGCGTTCGAGAACATTGACATTAAAGAAGGGCGATCCAGCATGCGACCAAACGCGAACCATCCAGAAGAAATGTAAAAAAG CATGTCGATATGAAAAGGGATCCTGGTCGGAATGTGCAACCGGACAAATGACTAGAGCTGATAAGTTGAAAGCGAGCAGTGATCCGTCCTGCGAAGCCACGCGGGTCATCAAGAAGAATTGCAAGCCCGGAAAATCCAAGGACAAAAGTGCCAAGGAGCAGCGAAAGAACAAAGACAAAG CTGCTCGCAAAGGACGCGTTTAA
- the LOC117141637 gene encoding uncharacterized protein LOC117141637 → MNTMKPALCKFDIFKIEDGQNGDQQTCDHSWGWLDASSKSKYSSDNVKSDSYGDADSGLSILTGERHNSERPNKLPLGWEERIVHSTKECYFYDTITRKVYFTLPPSPYREKNRNAWGAVLGDYPECNDKCTLRCRHILVKHNESDRCSSYRERVVRRTRQEALNKIMHARDLIQSGKCEFAELAKMISDCCSARHGGDLGPLSLTQTSFVFERNILLLNDGELSEIFQTNAGYHILLRTPINFDNYRTKMSRSLTKIVIANEKAKSKAHLKKSKYFYNLTKKQKAFLCKKRQTADFESMSSCPDSVFFKTSRFSTSVSEPPEEQLNIRNRIVHSQLDGTTRLDQYVKFIESKYIGKKVIKLQNFLIKKEKGKN, encoded by the coding sequence ATGAACACCATGAAGCCGGCGCTATGCAAGTttgatatatttaaaatagaaGATGGCCAAAATGGAGATCAGCAAACTTGTGACCACTCTTGGGGTTGGTTAGACGCGAGCTCTAAAAGTAAATATTCGAGTGATAACGTTAAAAGCGACTCCTATGGTGATGCGGACAGTGGGCTCTCGATCCTAACTGGCGAACGTCATAATTCTGAGAGGCCTAACAAGCTGCCCCTTGGATGGGAAGAGCGAATTGTTCACAGTACCAAGGAGTGCTACTTCTACGACACAATTACCAGGAAGGTATATTTCACACTGCCTCCAAGCCCCTACCGAGAAAAGAATAGGAATGCCTGGGGCGCCGTTCTTGGGGACTACCCTGAGTGCAATGACAAATGCACGCTCCGCTGCAGACACATCCTGGTGAAGCACAACGAATCGGACAGGTGTAGTTCATATCGTGAACGGGTGGTAAGGAGAACGAGGCAGGAAGCGCTAAATAAGATAATGCATGCGAGGGATCTAATTCAATCAGGCAAATGTGAGTTTGCTGAATTGGCAAAAATGATCTCTGACTGCTGCTCCGCCCGGCATGGCGGTGACTTGGGCCCCTTGAGCCTTACACAAACGTCTTTCGTCTTTGAGAGAAACATTTTGTTGCTGAATGATGGCGAACTATCTGAGATTTTTCAGACGAACGCAGGTTATCACATCTTGTTGCGCACCCCGATTAATTTCGATAATTACAGGACAAAGATGTCCAGAAGTCTTACAAAAATAGTTATTGCCAACGAAAAAGCGAAGTCCAAAGCCCACCTAAagaaaagcaaatatttttacaatttgaccaaaaaacaaaaagcctTCCTATGCAAAAAACGGCAAACAGCAGATTTCGAAAGTATGTCTAGTTGTCCGGATAGTGTGTTTTTTAAAACTTCTCGTTTCTCAACTTCTGTGTCTGAGCCACCGGAAGAGCAACTTAATATAAGAAATCGAATAGTTCACTCTCAATTGGATGGAACCACGCGTCTAGACCAATATGTAAAGTTTATAGAATCAAAATATATAGGAAAGAAAGTAATCAAACTTCAAAACTTTcttattaaaaaagaaaagggaaaaaattaa
- the LOC117141638 gene encoding uncharacterized protein LOC117141638: MNLILTVTTALHLVLVVLAHNPLSIRDESLSDGIRLVMEKRSGDVVHIRPARGTLEDETVASTSTTKSDTHRTRNNRKPNKPQEHSQQVGAHKSGSRKLVVAENGGALSSQLPQPNHKQGHKNTDKQQRGGGSKQQRGHGQHHGGNRKGPKAATPENGSTCRYAKSAWSDCDHKTNMRSRVLSLRKGEQNCLSTRTIQKKCKKGCRYEKGEWSQCVGGQITREDKLEPEATGGSDQNCNPVRTVSKKCKVNGNSSGGKQHGQSRRTKEQKQRDKGAGRISS, encoded by the exons ATGAATCTTATACTGACTGTAACCACGGCTCTGCACCTAGTTTTGGTGGTATTGGCGCACAATCCGCTGTCGATTCGTGACGAAAGCCTTTCTGATGGCATTCGTCTGGTCATGGAAAAGAGGTCGGGCGATGTAGTACACATTCGTCCAGCTCGGGGCACCCTGGAGGACGAAACAGTCGCATCCACATCTACAACAAAAAGTGACACCCACCGCACCAGGAATAATCGTAAGCCGAACAAGCCGCAAGAGCACTCTCAGCAGGTTGGGGCCCACAAGTCGGGATCTAGAAAACTAGTGGTTGCGGAAAATGGCGGGGCACTGTCATCACAGCTACCACAACCAAATCACAAACAAGGCCACAAGAACACTGATAAGCAACAACGAGGAGGAGGATCCAAGCAGCAGCGAGGACATGGCCAACATCATGGAGGCAATAGGAAAGGGCCTAAGGCAGCGACTCCAGAGAATG GATCGACTTGCCGATACGCAAAGAGCGCTTGGTCCGATTGCGATCACAAGACCAACATGCGTTCACGAGTCCTGTCCCTAAGGAAAGGAGAGCAAAACTGCTTGTCCACGCGGACCATACAAAAGAAATGCAAGAAAG GCTGCCGCTATGAAAAGGGTGAATGGTCTCAATGCGTCGGAGGACAAATAACCAGAGAGGATAAGTTGGAACCAGAGGCAACTGGCGGAAGTGATCAAAACTGCAATCCTGTGCGCACCGTCAGCAAGAAGTGCAAAGTAAATGGCAATTCGAGTGGAGGAAAACAACACGGGCAGAGTCGTCGGACAAAAGAGCAAAAGCAGAGGGATAAGG GAGCCGGTCGCATTTCGTCTTGA
- the LOC117141636 gene encoding mitochondrial import inner membrane translocase subunit TIM50-B, producing the protein MSLIAIERVLCGWPKFCRKLTAGLRRALVKQPRKGGDVGRPGMELGRFSCLGLRVSLSNASVVYVGHRHYSTYEKTSTQILTKLFPQTSEESNDEESRARRKLEEEEELKELERAFRRMKLGFGLFGIGSLLFSFWAIYFYGRPSLDEHGNEVIDEFSCLPRMQQVMWRTWKSVNRFQRFFKEPSRKKLLPDPLQPPYVQPAYTLVLEIKDVLVHPDWTYETGWRFKKRPGVDLFLKECAKYFEIVVYTAEQGVTVFPLVDALDTNGCIMYRLVRDSTHFDGGHHVKNLDNLNRDLKRVVVVDWDRNATKFHPSNCFSIPRWNGNDNDSTLFELTSFLSVLATSEIDDVRDVLHYYNQFSDSLSQFRENQRKLGELMYAEEVEKTSKTRPVVKNWTRGFINH; encoded by the coding sequence ATGTCTTTAATAGCCATTGAACGGGTGTTATGTGGCTGGCCCAAGTTTTGCCGCAAACTGACCGCCGGCTTGCGACGCGCACTGGTCAAGCAGCCCCGTAAAGGCGGAGATGTTGGAAGACCCGGAATGGAGCTTGGGCGCTTTTCGTGCCTTGGACTCCGTGTGAGCCTCAGCAATGCATCCGTCGTTTACGTTGGCCACCGACACTACTCGACGTACGAGAAGACGTCTACGCAAATTTTAACGAAGCTCTTTCCACAAACCTCTGAGGAGTCCAACGACGAGGAGAGTCGTGCGCGGCGGAAActtgaggaggaggaggagctgaaAGAATTGGAGCGCGCATTTAGGCGGATGAAACTGGGCTTTGGGCTCTTCGGCATAGGAAGCTTGTTGTTCTCGTTTTGGGCTATATATTTCTATGGAAGGCCGTCCTTGGATGAGCACGGAAATGAAGTAATCGACGAATTCAGTTGTCTGCCACGGATGCAGCAGGTTATGTGGCGGACATGGAAGTCGGTGAACCGCTTTCAACGGTTTTTCAAAGAGCCGTCGAGAAAAAAGCTGCTTCCTGATCCCCTTCAGCCCCCCTACGTGCAGCCGGCGTACACTCTGGTACTTGAGATTAAGGATGTGCTGGTACATCCCGATTGGACCTACGAAACAGGATGGCGCTTCAAGAAGCGCCCTGGCGTTGACTTGTTTTTGAAAGAATGTGCTAAGTACTTTGAGATCGTTGTTTACACGGCGGAGCAAGGAGTTACTGTGTTCCCGCTGGTCGACGCACTTGATACGAACGGCTGTATTATGTATCGCCTGGTTCGCGACTCTACGCACTTTGATGGAGGGCACCACGTGAAGAATCTTGACAACCTCAACCGAGACCTAAAGCGAGTGGTTGTCGTGGACTGGGATAGAAATGCCACCAAGTTTCACCCCTCGAATTGTTTCTCGATCCCGCGGTGGAATGGAAACGACAATGACTCCACCCTCTTTGAACTTACGTCGTTTCTTAGTGTTCTAGCAACCAGTGAGATCGACGATGTCCGAGATGTGCTGCACTACTACAATCAGTTCAGTGACTCGTTATCCCAGTTCCGAGAAAACCAGCGAAAGCTGGGTGAGCTAATGTACGCCGAGGAGGTGGAAAAAACTAGCAAGACTAGGCCTGTTGTCAAGAACTGGACCCGTGGCTTCATAAATCATTAA